A section of the Prevotella melaninogenica genome encodes:
- a CDS encoding formate--tetrahydrofolate ligase codes for MKSDIEIARSCNMKPIEEVAATVGIPADALEHYGKYMAKVPLSLINEERVACNRLILVSSISPTRAGIGKTTVSIGLSMALNRIGKRSVLALREPSLGPCFGMKGGAAGGGYAQVVPMEKINLHFTGDFHAITSAHNMIAALLDNYIYQHRSEGFTLKQILWKRVLDVNDRSLRNIVTGLGASTDGLPTQSGFDITPASEIMAALCLADSEQDLRRRIENMVLGITFDDKPFRVRDLGVAGAITVLLMDAIKPNLVQTLEGTPAFVHGGPFANIAHGCNSLVATKMAMSLSDYAITEAGFGADLGAEKFLDIKCRKAEIHPRATVLVSTLRGLKMHGGLVDGASHEQERQALVEGFANLDRHVENMQRFGQPVIVTLNRYGDDTEEEIALLADYCKKLGVGFAENNVFLKGGEGAEELARLVVETIDKQGANEINMTYADEDSIEEKVNKVAKNIYGARSVILKKSAQNKLARIKSWGMDKFPVCIAKTQFSFSEDPKQVGVAKNFDITIRDFVINGGSEMIVAIAGEIMRMPGLPKVPQAEKIDIVRGQIEGLA; via the coding sequence ATGAAATCTGACATCGAAATTGCACGCTCATGTAACATGAAGCCAATTGAGGAAGTAGCAGCTACGGTGGGTATTCCAGCTGATGCTTTGGAGCATTATGGTAAGTATATGGCGAAAGTTCCTCTTTCGCTAATAAATGAAGAGCGAGTTGCTTGCAACCGCCTTATTCTTGTTAGTTCAATCTCCCCTACCCGTGCTGGTATTGGTAAAACTACAGTTAGTATTGGCTTGTCAATGGCGTTAAACCGCATTGGTAAGCGTTCTGTTCTTGCCCTACGAGAGCCAAGTCTTGGTCCTTGCTTTGGAATGAAGGGCGGTGCTGCTGGTGGTGGATATGCTCAGGTTGTACCAATGGAGAAGATTAACCTCCACTTTACTGGTGACTTCCATGCTATTACGAGTGCACACAATATGATTGCAGCCTTGCTTGATAACTATATTTATCAGCATCGCAGTGAAGGCTTTACATTAAAACAAATTCTTTGGAAGCGTGTCTTGGACGTAAATGATCGTAGTCTTCGTAACATCGTTACAGGACTTGGAGCATCTACTGATGGCTTACCAACACAGTCTGGCTTTGATATTACGCCAGCAAGTGAGATTATGGCTGCATTGTGTCTTGCCGACAGTGAGCAAGACCTCCGTCGTCGTATTGAGAATATGGTTTTGGGTATCACCTTTGACGACAAACCATTTAGAGTACGCGATCTTGGTGTAGCTGGTGCTATTACTGTTCTCTTAATGGATGCTATTAAGCCAAATCTTGTTCAGACACTTGAAGGAACACCAGCCTTTGTTCATGGTGGACCATTTGCGAATATCGCCCATGGCTGTAACAGTTTAGTTGCAACTAAGATGGCAATGTCACTGAGTGATTATGCTATTACTGAGGCTGGTTTCGGTGCAGACCTTGGTGCAGAGAAGTTCTTGGATATTAAGTGTCGTAAAGCAGAGATTCACCCTCGTGCCACTGTTCTCGTCTCAACTTTACGTGGTTTGAAGATGCATGGTGGTCTTGTTGATGGTGCATCACATGAGCAAGAGCGTCAAGCACTTGTAGAGGGCTTTGCTAATCTTGACCGTCATGTTGAGAATATGCAACGCTTTGGACAGCCAGTGATTGTCACATTGAACCGATATGGTGATGATACAGAAGAGGAAATTGCACTTCTTGCTGACTACTGTAAGAAGTTGGGTGTAGGCTTTGCAGAAAACAATGTGTTCTTGAAGGGCGGCGAAGGTGCTGAGGAATTGGCTCGACTTGTTGTTGAAACGATTGATAAGCAGGGCGCTAACGAAATCAACATGACTTATGCCGATGAGGATAGTATTGAAGAGAAAGTAAACAAGGTAGCCAAGAATATCTATGGTGCTCGCTCTGTTATCCTTAAGAAGTCTGCTCAGAATAAACTTGCACGCATTAAATCATGGGGAATGGATAAGTTCCCTGTCTGCATTGCTAAGACACAGTTCTCATTCAGTGAGGACCCTAAGCAGGTGGGTGTAGCAAAGAATTTTGATATCACCATTCGTGACTTTGTTATCAATGGAGGTTCAGAGATGATTGTTGCTATTGCTGGTGAGATTATGCGTATGCCAGGTTTACCTAAGGTTCCTCAAGCTGAAAAGATTGATATTGTTCGTGGTCAGATAGAAGGTTTGGCTTAA
- a CDS encoding GDSL-type esterase/lipase family protein gives MKKKLLFCLFLSVTILSIHAQNVTYCGSKHYNIKVNQFKQEGSLPDNAIVMLGDSHSEYGKDWNRFFPNARRIINRGIIGDDSRGISNRLNQILPYKPSKIFFECGTNDLSHGWTVERTFQGVINVIESIRQTCPQTKLYVQSLLPLNEKVGVWKLLKGKDDMIIQLNEKLKNYCSANKLVFIDLYTPLLGANANEMHPDYCRDGLHLTNKGYEVWANIIRSYINE, from the coding sequence ATGAAGAAAAAACTATTATTTTGCCTCTTTCTTTCAGTTACTATCCTATCAATACACGCTCAGAACGTTACGTATTGCGGCTCAAAACACTATAATATTAAAGTGAATCAATTTAAGCAAGAGGGTTCTTTGCCAGATAATGCTATTGTCATGTTGGGCGATAGTCATTCTGAATATGGAAAAGACTGGAATCGCTTCTTTCCTAATGCAAGAAGGATTATTAATAGAGGGATTATTGGAGATGATAGTCGAGGAATTTCTAATCGATTAAATCAGATTTTGCCTTATAAACCAAGTAAAATATTCTTTGAGTGTGGAACTAATGATTTAAGCCATGGATGGACGGTTGAGCGCACTTTTCAGGGCGTTATTAACGTCATTGAGTCAATTCGTCAAACGTGTCCACAAACTAAACTTTATGTTCAAAGTCTTTTACCCTTAAATGAAAAAGTTGGTGTTTGGAAACTACTTAAAGGTAAGGATGATATGATTATTCAGTTAAATGAAAAGTTGAAGAATTATTGTAGTGCTAATAAGCTTGTATTTATAGACTTATATACCCCCCTTTTAGGTGCTAACGCTAATGAAATGCACCCTGATTATTGTCGTGATGGACTTCATCTTACGAATAAAGGTTATGAGGTTTGGGCAAATATTATTCGTTCTTATATCAATGAATAA
- a CDS encoding glycoside hydrolase family 25 protein, translating to MIKRKRRRKKQTRNKYSIWWWVCAALAVLIVILIIDLKPWRRPRSVASDQWPYRDMTKGPYTKDFDGLDISRHQGKIHWDELVEENPQLRFVYIKATEGSSIVDPLYKKNFKAAKERGLLVGSYHFLTYRTSMERQVDNFLANIDLSQQDLLLLVDVEKDGTRNWGRDIIQKNLAEFIRLIKERTGHSPMIYTNEAYYHLNLYPEFNRYRLFIANYNLPPQLPDTKYDIWQSSKRGRVRGIWTYVDIDQLREGVSVDDFKMPK from the coding sequence ATGATAAAGCGTAAACGTAGGCGCAAAAAGCAAACGCGCAATAAATACAGTATTTGGTGGTGGGTCTGTGCTGCTTTAGCGGTACTAATAGTTATTCTTATCATCGACCTAAAACCATGGCGCAGACCTCGCTCTGTAGCCAGCGATCAATGGCCTTATCGTGATATGACCAAAGGTCCATACACTAAAGACTTTGATGGGCTTGACATTTCACGCCATCAAGGGAAGATACATTGGGATGAGCTGGTGGAAGAGAATCCACAACTACGTTTTGTCTATATTAAAGCTACAGAAGGTAGTTCTATCGTTGATCCATTATATAAGAAGAACTTTAAGGCAGCAAAAGAAAGAGGCTTATTAGTAGGCTCTTACCATTTCTTGACTTATCGTACATCTATGGAGCGTCAGGTAGATAATTTTCTTGCTAATATTGACCTTAGTCAGCAAGACCTATTACTACTTGTTGACGTTGAAAAGGATGGAACACGTAATTGGGGACGTGATATCATTCAAAAGAATCTTGCAGAATTTATCCGATTAATTAAGGAACGAACAGGACATTCTCCAATGATTTACACTAATGAAGCTTATTATCATCTAAACCTCTATCCCGAGTTTAACCGTTACCGATTGTTCATTGCAAACTATAATCTTCCTCCACAACTACCTGACACAAAATATGATATATGGCAATCAAGTAAGCGTGGAAGAGTGCGTGGAATATGGACATACGTAGACATTGACCAGCTACGTGAAGGTGTATCCGTAGATGATTTCAAGATGCCAAAATAA
- a CDS encoding IS30 family transposase, translating to MYHQLISEQRSQIFALLQKKTARKEIAEIVGISQSTLSREIKRNSTPSGKYIWTKAHDMAMQRRKSTVTNAKLSDELVWRIKEYIINDQWSPRQISGYLRINESIEVSHQSIYNIIHNDTTGKLAEHTRHKMKYRHRPQGGHLPIKDRVSIHERSKEVDGKRFGDFEMDLIVDPAQHAILTIVEKSTNMLFMQKLPFGKMSKPLVKVVRKLLLPYKDSLKTITTDNGPEFAAHKDITKYLGVPVYFADPYCSWQKGTVENTNKLIRQYIPKKDSFDKYTDKRIMSIQKKLNERPREKLNFSNPKCEFFKHVL from the coding sequence ATGTATCATCAATTAATCTCGGAGCAAAGGTCGCAAATTTTTGCCTTACTCCAAAAGAAAACAGCGAGAAAAGAAATTGCCGAGATCGTCGGTATTAGTCAGTCAACACTCTCACGTGAAATCAAACGCAACAGTACGCCTTCGGGAAAGTATATCTGGACGAAGGCGCATGATATGGCTATGCAGCGCAGAAAGAGCACGGTAACTAACGCCAAACTCTCCGACGAATTAGTTTGGAGAATTAAAGAATATATTATCAACGACCAGTGGTCTCCAAGACAAATATCAGGGTATCTGCGCATAAATGAGAGTATAGAGGTCTCCCACCAGTCCATCTATAACATTATCCACAATGACACAACAGGGAAGCTTGCAGAGCACACAAGGCATAAGATGAAATACAGGCATCGTCCCCAAGGCGGACATCTTCCAATAAAGGACAGGGTGAGTATCCATGAAAGAAGTAAGGAAGTTGACGGGAAGAGATTCGGAGATTTTGAGATGGACTTGATCGTCGATCCTGCCCAGCACGCCATACTCACAATAGTGGAGAAATCCACCAATATGTTGTTTATGCAGAAACTGCCATTTGGAAAAATGTCAAAGCCTCTGGTAAAGGTGGTTAGGAAACTACTGCTGCCATACAAAGACAGCCTGAAGACAATTACAACAGATAACGGACCTGAATTTGCAGCACATAAGGACATCACAAAATACTTAGGAGTGCCCGTGTACTTCGCTGACCCATATTGTTCATGGCAAAAGGGAACTGTTGAGAATACAAACAAATTAATCAGGCAGTATATACCTAAAAAGGATTCGTTTGATAAATATACGGACAAGAGAATTATGTCCATACAAAAGAAATTGAACGAAAGACCAAGAGAAAAATTAAACTTTTCTAATCCAAAGTGCGAGTTCTTTAAACACGTTTTGTAA
- a CDS encoding YqaA family protein, producing MDSLTQLLVDYGYWGMFLSAFLAGSVLPFSSEAVMLGLLAAGVDPVLLLVYGSIGNVLGGMLNYGLGRLGKLEWLERYFRVKQESLDRAYRFMGGHGAWMGFFAFLPILGSAITIVLGLTRANIALSVLSITIGKVLRYAALIWGASSLF from the coding sequence ATGGATTCTCTTACACAATTACTTGTAGACTATGGTTATTGGGGAATGTTTTTATCGGCATTCCTTGCAGGAAGTGTTTTACCTTTTAGTAGTGAGGCGGTAATGCTCGGTTTGCTTGCAGCTGGCGTAGACCCTGTCCTATTACTTGTTTATGGTAGTATAGGCAACGTCTTAGGAGGAATGCTAAATTATGGTCTTGGTAGATTAGGCAAACTGGAATGGCTTGAGCGTTATTTCCGAGTGAAGCAAGAGTCGTTAGACAGAGCTTATCGCTTTATGGGCGGACATGGTGCATGGATGGGATTCTTTGCTTTCCTTCCTATCCTTGGTAGTGCCATCACCATTGTTTTAGGACTTACACGTGCAAATATCGCTTTGTCAGTATTAAGTATTACAATAGGTAAAGTACTGCGTTATGCAGCTTTGATTTGGGGTGCATCTTCCCTCTTTTAA
- a CDS encoding UvrD-helicase domain-containing protein produces MEKALTVYKASAGSGKTFTLASEYITLVVKNPQDYKKILAVTFTNKATQEMKTRILSQLYGIAHKLPDSQAYYEQVLQKTGFPEQTIRENAAEALSLLTHHYNEFRVQTIDAFFQSVLRNLARELNLTANLRIDLNDEQVEAQAVDELINSLEEGEEVLSWIRDYIDKNIEDDKGWNVIGQIKDFGKNIFKDFYKDHKAELDKRFKDTSFFNDFITDLRRRRAQALKNLNDQAKQMLQKIREANVDNQNLFNNKSRGIYPYIVKLAKGTPSDNDAPKYVNTCIENASKWPSGSCSADEKATIIELASASLCNDLKLLEKYRTEGWKEYQSSNLTLKHLSQLRLLHAISEAVDEINKDTNRFMLSNTQSLLSTLMKESDTPFVFEKMGAYLKHIMIDEFQDTSTIQWNNFRKLLDNCMAQIESHNLIVGDVKQSIYRWRQGDWKLLNNIEHEFSNEQIKIEPLDTNYRSEKNIIRFNNAFFTQAVVQTVKELESDEIKGASQLIEAYKEIEQKPRKDNGKGCVRIKLFHYDKTVSAEYKESVLNELIDNVRQLLERGYKQKDIAILARSKTVIPDIVDKFQSEFGADVSLVSDEAFQLDASLAVNVIIAALRLLTHPDDKLTESKLVKLYQQQVMQTDKDNNALFVDGGKMELKSFLPNGYIDKFESLLRLSLVDLVDEIYSLFNLGCLEGQSAYVCTFYDTLNEYLRDHPADIDDFIEEWEDTLSSNTIQSDEVDGIRLITIHKSKGLEYDNVLIPFCDWELEKTNGNTIWCPGDNKEKPYGELPLIPIDFSKKMLGTVFEDDYKEEHLQNIVDNMNLLYVAFTRAGKNLFITGKKASKSTLTNLQNGNTATDRSQIIQLVIDNLAKELSGATLDDAGDKEPICFEFGTLMDSEERVKQEKSTENPFELNPKTHKLKIETFPHPVSFRQSNKSHDFINGEDIDPSDANRYIKVGNILHQLFSTILTEADIEPRLKELEQEGVIYNDEVTSRELQNKIANALKNDKVKDWFSSRWRLFNECTILDYDKESGDIYEHRPDRVMTDGKEIIVVDFKFGKPQEEYHEQVQRYMSLLMRMGYEKVSGYIWYVVRNEIVPTPFLLFKGE; encoded by the coding sequence ATGGAAAAAGCATTAACGGTTTATAAAGCATCAGCGGGTTCGGGCAAAACATTTACATTAGCATCAGAATATATTACCTTAGTGGTAAAGAATCCACAAGATTATAAGAAGATTCTTGCCGTTACCTTCACTAATAAGGCAACGCAGGAAATGAAAACACGTATTCTTTCCCAGCTATATGGTATTGCTCATAAGTTGCCAGACTCTCAGGCATATTATGAGCAGGTGTTACAGAAAACAGGCTTCCCTGAACAAACAATTAGGGAGAATGCTGCTGAAGCTTTGTCGCTGCTTACTCACCATTATAATGAGTTTCGGGTACAGACGATTGATGCCTTCTTTCAATCTGTATTGCGTAATCTTGCTCGTGAATTAAATCTTACAGCTAATCTTCGTATAGACCTTAATGATGAGCAGGTTGAGGCGCAGGCTGTTGATGAGTTAATTAATAGTCTGGAAGAAGGTGAAGAAGTTCTGAGTTGGATTCGCGATTATATCGATAAAAATATTGAAGATGACAAAGGGTGGAATGTTATTGGGCAGATAAAGGACTTCGGAAAGAATATATTTAAGGACTTCTATAAAGATCATAAGGCTGAGCTTGATAAACGATTCAAAGATACTTCTTTTTTTAACGATTTCATCACGGATTTGCGTAGGAGACGTGCACAAGCTTTAAAGAATTTGAATGATCAAGCAAAGCAAATGCTACAAAAAATACGTGAAGCTAATGTGGACAATCAAAACTTATTTAACAACAAGTCAAGAGGGATATATCCATATATAGTTAAATTGGCGAAGGGCACTCCATCGGATAATGATGCCCCCAAATACGTAAATACGTGTATAGAAAATGCAAGCAAGTGGCCATCTGGCTCTTGTTCTGCAGATGAGAAAGCAACGATTATAGAACTTGCCTCAGCATCATTGTGTAATGATTTAAAACTCTTGGAAAAATATAGAACAGAGGGGTGGAAGGAGTATCAATCAAGTAATCTTACGCTTAAACATCTTTCTCAACTTCGTCTTTTACATGCTATCTCTGAGGCTGTTGATGAGATAAATAAAGACACGAATCGATTTATGCTAAGTAACACGCAATCATTACTTAGCACTTTAATGAAAGAATCTGATACGCCTTTTGTTTTTGAGAAGATGGGAGCTTACTTGAAGCATATCATGATTGATGAGTTTCAAGATACAAGTACTATCCAATGGAATAATTTCCGCAAGCTACTTGATAACTGTATGGCACAAATAGAATCTCATAATCTGATTGTGGGTGATGTCAAGCAGAGTATTTATAGATGGCGCCAAGGTGATTGGAAATTGCTAAATAATATTGAACATGAGTTCTCTAACGAACAAATAAAGATTGAACCGCTGGATACTAACTATCGCTCAGAAAAGAACATAATCCGATTTAATAATGCTTTCTTTACGCAGGCTGTTGTGCAAACTGTTAAAGAGTTGGAGAGCGATGAGATAAAAGGTGCAAGCCAATTAATAGAGGCTTATAAGGAAATTGAGCAGAAACCACGGAAAGATAATGGTAAGGGCTGTGTACGTATTAAACTCTTTCACTATGATAAAACTGTAAGTGCAGAATATAAGGAGAGTGTTCTAAATGAACTAATAGATAATGTTCGTCAACTTTTAGAGCGTGGTTATAAACAAAAAGATATTGCTATCCTTGCACGCTCTAAGACTGTAATACCAGATATTGTAGATAAGTTTCAAAGTGAGTTTGGAGCTGATGTAAGTCTTGTATCTGATGAGGCTTTTCAATTAGATGCTTCGTTAGCTGTTAATGTGATTATTGCTGCTCTGCGATTGCTTACACATCCAGATGATAAACTAACAGAAAGCAAGTTGGTTAAGCTTTATCAGCAGCAAGTAATGCAGACAGATAAAGATAATAATGCATTGTTTGTTGATGGAGGTAAGATGGAATTAAAGTCATTCTTACCAAATGGTTATATTGATAAGTTTGAGTCTTTATTAAGGCTGTCTCTTGTTGATTTAGTTGATGAGATTTATTCTCTTTTCAATCTTGGCTGTCTTGAAGGGCAGAGTGCATACGTATGTACATTCTATGATACGCTGAATGAGTATTTGAGAGATCACCCAGCAGATATAGACGATTTTATCGAAGAATGGGAAGACACTCTTTCAAGTAATACTATTCAAAGTGATGAAGTTGATGGAATACGCTTGATAACTATTCATAAGAGTAAAGGTCTTGAATATGATAATGTTCTGATTCCATTCTGTGATTGGGAGTTAGAGAAAACAAATGGTAATACAATATGGTGTCCAGGAGATAATAAGGAGAAACCTTATGGAGAATTACCGTTGATTCCAATAGATTTTTCCAAAAAGATGTTAGGTACAGTATTTGAAGATGATTACAAAGAGGAGCATCTTCAGAATATTGTTGATAACATGAATTTGCTTTATGTTGCCTTTACACGTGCTGGAAAGAATCTATTTATTACTGGTAAAAAGGCTTCTAAAAGCACTTTAACTAACCTCCAAAATGGTAATACGGCTACAGACCGTTCACAGATTATACAATTAGTTATCGATAATCTTGCTAAAGAATTATCAGGAGCAACGCTTGATGATGCTGGCGATAAGGAGCCTATCTGTTTTGAGTTTGGCACTTTAATGGATAGTGAAGAGCGTGTAAAACAGGAGAAATCAACGGAGAATCCTTTTGAACTAAACCCTAAGACACATAAGTTGAAGATAGAAACTTTCCCCCACCCTGTCAGCTTCCGACAGAGTAATAAGAGTCATGACTTTATTAATGGTGAAGATATTGACCCTTCTGATGCAAATCGTTATATAAAGGTTGGAAATATACTTCATCAACTCTTTTCTACTATTCTTACTGAGGCAGACATTGAACCTCGCTTGAAGGAATTAGAGCAAGAGGGAGTTATCTATAATGATGAGGTTACATCGAGAGAACTGCAGAACAAGATTGCCAATGCTTTGAAGAATGATAAAGTGAAAGATTGGTTTAGTTCACGATGGAGGCTGTTTAATGAATGTACCATTCTTGACTATGATAAGGAGAGTGGAGATATTTATGAACATCGTCCTGATCGTGTAATGACCGATGGAAAGGAGATAATTGTGGTAGATTTCAAGTTCGGTAAACCACAAGAAGAATATCATGAGCAAGTACAACGCTACATGAGTTTACTTATGCGTATGGGTTATGAGAAGGTGTCGGGTTATATTTGGTATGTCGTTAGAAACGAGATTGTACCGACTCCTTTCCTCCTATTTAAGGGAGAGTAG
- the ispE gene encoding 4-(cytidine 5'-diphospho)-2-C-methyl-D-erythritol kinase, with protein sequence MITFPCCKINLGLNIVAKRPDGYHDLETVFYPVPLCDALEIKKMDEEFPSPTPIDLKVTGNVVECDESKNLVVKAYHLLAQDYNLPRVHAHLVKRIPMQAGLGGGSADAAYMIRLLDERFRLNMGNAEMERYAAKLGADCAFFIRSEIAYATGIGDVLAPADNEDNNLEGYYLALVKPDVAVSTAEAYAGVTPKKPVKSCRDIVRQPIDTWRSELTNDFEASIFAKHPILADVKEKLYENGALYAQMSGSGSTIFGIFGQKPTNIKELFPDMFTYCVRL encoded by the coding sequence ATGATTACTTTTCCTTGCTGCAAAATCAACCTCGGTTTAAATATTGTTGCAAAGCGTCCTGATGGTTATCATGACCTTGAAACTGTCTTTTATCCAGTGCCTTTATGTGATGCTTTAGAAATAAAGAAGATGGATGAGGAGTTTCCCTCTCCTACTCCTATTGATTTAAAAGTGACAGGCAATGTCGTGGAATGTGATGAGAGCAAGAACTTAGTTGTAAAGGCTTATCATCTTCTTGCACAAGATTATAACCTTCCTCGTGTTCATGCTCATCTTGTTAAGCGTATTCCTATGCAAGCAGGACTTGGCGGTGGCTCTGCTGATGCCGCTTATATGATTCGGTTGCTTGATGAGCGTTTTCGTTTGAATATGGGGAATGCTGAGATGGAACGTTACGCAGCTAAATTGGGTGCTGACTGTGCGTTCTTTATTCGTTCTGAAATTGCTTATGCAACGGGAATTGGTGATGTGCTTGCACCTGCGGATAATGAGGATAATAATTTAGAAGGTTATTATCTTGCTTTGGTAAAACCTGATGTTGCTGTCTCAACAGCAGAAGCATACGCAGGTGTGACGCCTAAGAAGCCAGTGAAAAGCTGTCGTGATATTGTTCGTCAACCGATTGATACATGGCGTTCTGAATTGACAAATGATTTTGAGGCATCTATTTTTGCAAAACATCCTATATTGGCTGATGTTAAGGAAAAACTATATGAGAATGGTGCTCTGTATGCACAGATGTCTGGTAGTGGTAGTACTATTTTTGGTATCTTTGGACAGAAACCAACAAACATAAAGGAACTCTTCCCAGATATGTTCACATATTGTGTCAGACTCTAA
- the dnaB gene encoding replicative DNA helicase yields the protein MPERSNNNKSSRRTKQAPIDTTFGHLQPQAIDIEKVVLGALMIDSDAFTVVSEIIKPETFYDSRHEKIYEAIQSLNLKERPVDIMTVVEELRHKGTLEDIGGPAYVVELSSKVASSANITYHAHILAQKYLARQLIQFASMIETDAFDETVDVDELMQKAEGTLFEISQKNMLQDYVQIDTVVEQAHQLLLKAANNKGSLTGVPSGFHDLDKITAGWQASDLIIIAGRPAMGKTSFALSIAKNIAVDYRKPIAFFSLEMNNVQLVNRLISNVCSVPGNKILNGQLTPDEWERFDSNIRKMQGAPIYVDDTPGLSIFELRTKARRLVREHNIEVLMIDYLQLMNANGMRFSSRQEEVSTISRSLKGLAKELNIPILALSQLSRAVEQRDPREGKRPQLSDLRESGAIEQDADMVLFVHRPEYYHILQDDHGNDLHGMAQIIIAKHRKGATGDVLLNFRGEYTRFANPEDVDMAVPIPDDPLGGEIIGSKMNEEPIPPYPTGDMRAPF from the coding sequence ATGCCAGAAAGAAGTAATAACAATAAAAGTAGTCGTAGGACCAAGCAGGCTCCTATTGACACGACATTCGGTCACCTCCAGCCACAGGCAATTGACATTGAAAAAGTTGTTTTAGGTGCACTTATGATTGATAGCGACGCCTTCACAGTTGTTTCTGAAATCATTAAACCAGAAACATTCTATGATTCTCGCCACGAGAAAATTTACGAAGCTATACAATCATTGAACCTAAAGGAGAGACCTGTAGACATCATGACTGTGGTTGAGGAACTCCGTCATAAGGGCACACTTGAAGATATAGGTGGGCCTGCTTATGTCGTGGAGCTTAGTTCCAAGGTTGCTTCTTCTGCGAATATCACCTATCATGCACATATTCTTGCACAGAAATACTTAGCACGCCAACTTATTCAATTTGCCTCAATGATTGAGACTGATGCCTTCGATGAAACCGTCGATGTTGATGAGTTGATGCAAAAAGCTGAGGGAACTTTGTTTGAAATTTCTCAGAAAAATATGCTACAAGACTATGTGCAAATTGATACTGTCGTTGAGCAGGCTCATCAACTGCTCCTCAAGGCTGCAAACAACAAAGGTAGTTTAACTGGTGTACCAAGTGGCTTCCATGACTTAGATAAGATTACAGCAGGTTGGCAGGCATCCGACTTGATTATTATTGCTGGACGTCCAGCCATGGGTAAGACCTCATTTGCGCTTAGTATTGCTAAAAACATAGCCGTTGACTATCGTAAACCTATAGCTTTCTTCTCTCTTGAGATGAACAACGTACAGCTTGTCAACCGTCTAATTTCAAACGTATGTTCTGTACCGGGTAATAAGATTCTCAATGGTCAGCTAACCCCTGACGAGTGGGAGCGTTTCGATTCTAACATACGAAAGATGCAGGGTGCGCCTATCTATGTTGATGACACACCTGGACTTTCAATTTTCGAACTTCGAACAAAAGCGCGCCGATTGGTACGTGAACACAATATAGAAGTTCTCATGATTGACTACTTGCAGTTGATGAATGCGAATGGTATGCGCTTCAGCAGCCGTCAGGAAGAGGTTTCTACGATTAGCCGCTCATTAAAAGGACTTGCAAAAGAGCTGAACATTCCGATATTGGCACTATCACAGTTAAGCCGTGCGGTTGAACAGCGTGACCCACGTGAGGGTAAACGTCCACAGCTAAGTGACTTGCGTGAGTCTGGTGCCATTGAGCAGGATGCCGATATGGTACTTTTTGTGCATCGTCCAGAGTATTACCACATCCTACAAGATGATCATGGCAACGACCTTCACGGTATGGCTCAGATTATTATTGCTAAGCACCGTAAGGGTGCAACAGGTGACGTGCTACTCAACTTCCGTGGCGAATACACTCGCTTTGCTAACCCTGAAGATGTTGACATGGCTGTACCAATACCTGACGACCCACTGGGCGGTGAGATTATTGGTAGTAAGATGAACGAGGAACCTATTCCACCATATCCAACAGGAGATATGAGAGCACCTTTCTAA